A region from the Wansuia hejianensis genome encodes:
- a CDS encoding acyltransferase, protein MMTEKERNTGIDLMRLIAALMVVAIHTYPLASLSETGDFLVTRVLCRVAVPFFFMVTGYYVLPGCLEIGKGSRKLAGWFRKTALLYGAAVLIYLPVNLYAGRLEGLTAGAVLRELLWNGTFYHLWYFPAALLGMGLTVFLIRWLGMRKTVFAVLILYVAGLLGDSYYGAAVQAAPLKAFYEWLWQWMDYTRTGLFFAPVFLCLGLVLRKQKPLSGKQSGIGTGICLGLMLAEGMVLHRFSLQRHDSMYLLLLPAMYFLFSWVRTWRVPAFPKARQMSALIYLIHPLCIIAVRGVGGALGLRWLLVDNSLVHFAAVTASAAVLSAMPGILHRRKEALSDGEK, encoded by the coding sequence ATGATGACCGAAAAGGAAAGGAATACAGGGATTGATCTCATGCGGCTGATTGCGGCGCTGATGGTTGTGGCCATCCACACTTACCCGCTGGCCAGCCTGTCAGAGACCGGGGATTTTCTGGTCACCAGAGTTCTTTGCAGGGTAGCGGTCCCTTTCTTTTTCATGGTGACAGGCTATTACGTGCTGCCGGGCTGCCTGGAAATAGGGAAGGGCAGCCGTAAGCTGGCCGGGTGGTTTCGGAAGACGGCACTGTTATACGGGGCGGCAGTTCTTATCTATCTGCCGGTGAATCTGTACGCGGGGCGCCTGGAAGGGCTTACGGCCGGCGCCGTCCTGAGAGAGCTTCTGTGGAACGGGACGTTTTACCATCTCTGGTATTTTCCGGCGGCTCTTCTGGGAATGGGGCTGACGGTGTTCCTGATCCGCTGGCTGGGAATGCGGAAGACGGTGTTTGCAGTCCTGATCCTGTATGTGGCAGGGCTTCTGGGAGACAGCTATTACGGCGCCGCCGTACAGGCCGCTCCGCTGAAAGCCTTTTATGAATGGCTGTGGCAGTGGATGGATTATACGAGGACGGGTTTGTTCTTTGCGCCGGTGTTCCTGTGCCTGGGCCTGGTGCTGAGAAAACAGAAACCGCTGTCAGGAAAGCAGAGTGGGATCGGAACAGGAATCTGCCTGGGGTTGATGCTGGCGGAGGGGATGGTGCTGCACCGCTTCTCCCTCCAGCGCCACGACAGCATGTATTTGCTGCTGCTGCCCGCCATGTATTTCCTTTTTTCCTGGGTACGTACCTGGAGGGTGCCTGCTTTTCCTAAGGCCCGCCAGATGTCCGCCCTGATTTATCTGATACACCCTCTTTGTATCATAGCGGTCCGGGGTGTGGGCGGCGCGCTGGGCCTGCGGTGGCTGCTGGTAGATAACAGCCTGGTCCATTTTGCGGCTGTGACGGCCAGCGCAGCAGTGTTATCCGCAATGCCTGGAATTTTGCACAGAAGAAAGGAGGCGTTATCCGATGGTGAAAAATAA
- the vanG gene encoding D-alanine--D-serine ligase VanG, translated as MRKTIAILFGGCSSEYEVSLQSAAAVLDAVDRKKYEVLKIGITRDGTWLEYEGGTDEIRNDGWASHPSCTPAMISADRKDHGVMVWKEGRPELVYVDAVFPVLHGRNGEDGSVQGLCALAGIPVVGCGILSSALCMDKHRAHLLAETAGIEVPEGQVFGRKECASGELGRLKEAAERLGLSKGRPVFVKPVKAGSSFGITRVERAEELEEAVREALRQDQEVLVEESVDGFEVGCAILGTEQLTVGKVDEIELSGGLFDFTEKYHLLTSKIHMPARITEETAGRVREAAVRIYRVLGCSGFARVDLFLKPDGSLVFNEVNTIPGFTSHSRYPNMMKGVGRSFGDVVNTLIGLAEPS; from the coding sequence ATGAGGAAAACCATAGCAATTCTATTCGGAGGATGCTCCAGCGAATATGAGGTATCCCTGCAGTCAGCTGCTGCGGTGCTGGATGCGGTGGACCGGAAAAAATATGAGGTGCTGAAGATCGGCATTACCAGAGACGGTACCTGGCTGGAATACGAAGGCGGGACGGATGAAATCAGGAATGATGGCTGGGCGTCCCATCCATCCTGCACTCCGGCGATGATTTCAGCGGACAGGAAGGATCACGGCGTCATGGTATGGAAAGAGGGAAGACCGGAGCTGGTATATGTGGATGCCGTATTTCCAGTGCTGCACGGCAGGAACGGCGAGGATGGAAGCGTCCAGGGGCTGTGCGCTCTGGCGGGAATACCGGTGGTCGGCTGCGGTATCTTAAGCTCGGCGCTCTGCATGGACAAGCACAGGGCGCATCTGCTGGCAGAAACGGCGGGGATAGAGGTCCCCGAAGGTCAGGTGTTCGGCAGGAAGGAATGCGCCTCCGGGGAGCTCGGCCGGCTGAAGGAGGCTGCGGAACGGCTGGGGCTGTCAAAGGGACGTCCTGTGTTTGTGAAACCGGTAAAAGCAGGCTCCTCCTTCGGGATCACCCGGGTTGAGCGGGCGGAAGAACTGGAAGAGGCAGTTCGGGAAGCCCTCAGGCAGGATCAGGAGGTTCTTGTGGAAGAGAGTGTGGATGGGTTTGAGGTGGGCTGCGCCATCCTGGGAACGGAACAGCTCACGGTGGGAAAGGTAGATGAGATTGAATTGTCAGGAGGGCTTTTTGATTTCACGGAAAAATATCATCTGCTGACATCAAAGATCCATATGCCCGCAAGGATTACAGAGGAAACCGCCGGCAGAGTGCGGGAGGCCGCCGTGAGGATCTACCGGGTGCTGGGCTGCAGCGGATTTGCCAGAGTCGATTTGTTCTTGAAGCCGGATGGCTCTCTGGTATTTAATGAGGTGAACACAATCCCCGGATTCACTTCACACAGCCGCTATCCCAATATGATGAAGGGCGTTGGCCGGAGCTTTGGGGATGTGGTAAATACACTGATCGGGCTGGCGGAGCCTTCATGA
- a CDS encoding D-alanyl-D-alanine carboxypeptidase family protein encodes MKRICLNRNQVFRGNLILVNKNHPIRKEGGITRIGFPESEEEMEWRAGEALLELLRAVDREEELALVSGFRRKTEQRKLYAESLRENGEEFTAKFVAMPGCSEHETGLAIDLGKKGGQIDLICPDFPYSGICQEFRKRAPEFGFVERYPEGKEAVTGIGREPWHFRYVGAPHAALMTKWKLVLEEYVRLLRDCGPEHLKVCLDGKRYEIYYQKCQGPETEVCVSEEQKVQVSGDNEAGFLITAWCSL; translated from the coding sequence ATGAAGAGGATTTGCCTGAACCGGAACCAGGTTTTTCGGGGAAATCTGATTCTGGTCAATAAAAACCATCCCATCCGAAAGGAAGGAGGAATCACGCGCATCGGTTTTCCTGAGAGTGAGGAAGAGATGGAATGGAGGGCCGGGGAAGCGTTGCTGGAGCTTTTGAGAGCGGTTGACAGGGAAGAAGAGCTGGCCCTGGTCAGCGGATTTAGGAGAAAAACAGAGCAGAGGAAGCTTTATGCGGAATCCCTGAGGGAAAACGGGGAGGAATTTACCGCAAAATTTGTGGCAATGCCGGGATGCAGCGAACATGAGACAGGGCTGGCCATAGATCTGGGAAAGAAGGGAGGCCAGATTGATCTGATCTGTCCGGATTTTCCGTATTCCGGAATCTGTCAGGAATTCAGGAAGAGGGCGCCTGAGTTCGGCTTTGTGGAACGGTATCCGGAGGGAAAGGAGGCTGTTACGGGAATCGGAAGGGAGCCCTGGCATTTCCGTTATGTGGGGGCTCCCCATGCGGCGCTGATGACAAAGTGGAAGCTGGTGCTGGAAGAATATGTGAGGCTTCTGCGCGATTGCGGTCCGGAGCATCTGAAGGTGTGCCTGGACGGAAAACGGTACGAAATCTATTATCAGAAGTGCCAGGGACCGGAGACAGAGGTATGTGTCAGCGAGGAACAAAAAGTGCAGGTTTCGGGAGATAATGAGGCAGGATTCCTGATCACCGCCTGGTGCAGCTTATGA